From Deinococcus aquaedulcis, the proteins below share one genomic window:
- a CDS encoding DinB family protein: MTTTAPSTAVPSVLTLDALLTHWQGHRALTRRVIEAFPEDTLFTFTAAPPMRTFGELSWELVGLTDYVLTGLRDDDWRWTAPAEPGPQDRAALLAAWDAQTPALDTALPGADPEWMNRPQPTTWGEMSPLALVTYAIDNEIHHRGQGYVYLRALGIEPPAFYER, from the coding sequence ATGACGACCACTGCCCCCTCCACCGCTGTTCCCTCTGTTCTCACGCTGGACGCGCTGCTCACGCACTGGCAGGGCCACCGCGCCCTGACCCGCCGGGTCATTGAGGCCTTTCCCGAGGACACACTGTTCACGTTCACGGCGGCGCCCCCCATGCGCACTTTTGGGGAGCTGAGCTGGGAGTTGGTGGGCCTCACCGATTACGTGCTGACGGGTCTGCGCGACGATGACTGGCGCTGGACCGCGCCGGCCGAGCCCGGGCCCCAGGACCGCGCGGCGCTGCTGGCGGCCTGGGATGCCCAGACGCCCGCGCTAGACACGGCCCTGCCGGGGGCCGACCCCGAGTGGATGAACCGCCCACAGCCCACCACCTGGGGCGAGATGTCGCCGCTGGCCCTGGTGACCTACGCCATCGACAACGAGATCCACCACCGGGGTCAGGGGTACGTCTACCTGCGCGCTCTGGGCATCGAGCCGCCGGCCTTTTACGAGCGCTGA
- a CDS encoding thymidine phosphorylase codes for MTAHNIPDLIRKKRDGQTHTRAELEQLVLGYTQGEVPDYQMSAWLMAVFLRGMAAQETADLTMVMAESGDLMNLGTLERTVDKHSTGGVGDKTSLILTPMLAALGLTVAKMSGRGLAHTGGTIDKLESIPGWSPELEEEPFLRQAREIGLALVGQSKDLAPADGKLYALRDVTATVDCLPLIASSIMSKKLASGAHTVVLDVKVGAGAFMRTLDDGRGLARAMVDIGTRAGRQVRAVLTDMDTPLGHMAGNSLEVQEALDTLRGQGPHDLTELCVALAVEALAAHGEPEAQAEARARQTLQDGSALAKFRAFVAAQGGDASYVDDPAKFDVAPGRADVTAPTAGFVARIDALSVGRAVLALGGGRERKGEAIDHGVGVELLKKPGEAVAAGEAVLRIYHRDGRGLDTAQHLLSAGLEISETAPEAEPLILDRVN; via the coding sequence ATGACCGCACACAACATCCCCGACCTCATTCGCAAGAAGCGCGACGGCCAGACGCACACGCGCGCCGAACTGGAGCAGCTGGTCCTGGGCTACACCCAGGGCGAGGTGCCCGACTACCAGATGAGCGCGTGGCTGATGGCTGTGTTCCTGCGCGGCATGGCCGCGCAGGAAACCGCCGACCTGACGATGGTGATGGCCGAGAGCGGCGACCTGATGAACCTGGGCACCCTGGAACGTACCGTGGACAAGCACTCCACCGGCGGCGTGGGCGACAAAACCAGCCTGATCCTGACCCCCATGCTGGCCGCCCTGGGCCTGACCGTGGCCAAGATGAGCGGGCGCGGACTGGCCCACACCGGCGGCACCATTGACAAGCTGGAGAGCATTCCCGGCTGGAGCCCCGAGCTGGAAGAAGAGCCCTTCCTGCGCCAGGCACGCGAGATTGGTCTCGCCCTGGTGGGCCAGAGCAAGGACCTCGCCCCGGCCGACGGCAAGCTGTACGCCCTGCGCGACGTGACGGCCACGGTGGACTGCCTGCCCCTCATCGCCAGCTCCATCATGAGCAAGAAACTGGCCTCTGGGGCGCACACGGTGGTGCTGGACGTGAAGGTGGGCGCCGGGGCCTTCATGCGCACGCTGGACGATGGCCGGGGACTGGCGCGCGCCATGGTGGACATCGGCACCCGCGCCGGGCGGCAGGTGCGCGCGGTCCTCACCGACATGGACACGCCCCTGGGCCACATGGCGGGCAACAGCCTGGAAGTGCAAGAGGCCCTGGACACCCTGCGCGGTCAGGGGCCCCACGACCTCACCGAACTGTGCGTGGCCCTGGCAGTAGAAGCCCTGGCGGCCCACGGCGAGCCCGAAGCCCAGGCCGAAGCCCGCGCCCGTCAGACCCTGCAGGACGGCAGCGCCCTGGCCAAGTTCCGCGCCTTCGTGGCCGCGCAGGGCGGCGACGCCAGCTACGTGGACGACCCGGCCAAGTTCGACGTGGCCCCCGGCCGCGCCGACGTGACCGCCCCCACAGCCGGATTCGTGGCCCGCATTGACGCCCTGAGCGTGGGCCGCGCGGTGCTGGCCCTGGGCGGCGGGCGTGAGCGCAAGGGCGAGGCCATTGACCACGGCGTGGGCGTGGAACTGCTGAAAAAACCCGGCGAGGCGGTGGCGGCGGGCGAGGCCGTGCTGCGCATCTACCACCGAGATGGACGCGGCCTGGACACCGCCCAGCACCTGCTGAGCGCCGGCCTGGAGATCAGCGAGACCGCCCCCGAAGCCGAGCCGCTGATTCTGGACCGCGTGAATTGA
- a CDS encoding cytochrome c biogenesis CcdA family protein, which yields MLLLLVAFVGGLLTVLSPCVLPVLPVLLSGTVGGRGRPLGIIAGFLGSFVLLTLFLASVVTALNLSPDAIRWVAVALLAAFGLTLAVPALQARFELAASRALPQRTGGGGDGFLGGVLVGATLGVVWTPCVGPILASVTTLALSGEVTAFAAAVTLAYALGVALPMLGVMWGGRRLLHRPALLGRLNGLQQAFGVVLVLFAAGMVFGLDRQVQTVLVERLPALQRLTFLEETAGVQRELERTELQPALP from the coding sequence ATGCTGCTGCTCCTGGTGGCGTTTGTGGGCGGCCTGCTCACGGTGCTGTCGCCCTGCGTGTTGCCGGTGCTGCCGGTGCTGCTGTCGGGCACGGTGGGCGGGCGGGGCCGGCCCCTGGGCATCATCGCCGGGTTTCTGGGGTCGTTTGTGCTGCTGACGCTGTTTCTGGCCAGTGTGGTCACGGCCCTGAACCTCAGCCCGGACGCCATTCGCTGGGTGGCCGTGGCGCTGCTGGCCGCCTTTGGCCTGACGCTGGCGGTGCCGGCCCTTCAGGCGCGCTTTGAACTCGCGGCCAGCCGCGCCCTGCCGCAGCGAACAGGCGGCGGGGGCGACGGGTTTCTGGGCGGTGTGCTGGTCGGCGCGACCCTGGGCGTGGTCTGGACGCCCTGCGTGGGCCCCATTCTGGCCAGCGTGACCACCCTGGCCCTGAGCGGCGAGGTCACGGCCTTTGCCGCCGCCGTGACACTGGCCTACGCACTGGGTGTGGCGCTGCCCATGCTGGGCGTGATGTGGGGGGGCCGGCGCCTGCTGCACCGCCCAGCCCTGCTGGGCCGCCTGAATGGGCTTCAGCAGGCGTTCGGCGTGGTGCTGGTGCTGTTTGCCGCCGGCATGGTCTTTGGCCTCGACCGGCAGGTGCAGACCGTCCTGGTCGAGCGCCTGCCCGCCCTGCAACGCCTGACCTTCCTGGAGGAAACCGCAGGCGTGCAGCGCGAACTGGAGCGCACCGAGCTGCAGCCCGCGCTGCCGTAG
- a CDS encoding cell division protein FtsB encodes MTDAPPPPRPARRAWWRRVQRLPLSMMVASVLAALGIVQLSFQLGHMAYRSVTWSAETRQTLARVAALEQDARVLRDAIRAANDPAYLEQLARCEGYVGANEKLIVSSDAPTPRFPGDNCKALRVP; translated from the coding sequence GTGACCGACGCGCCCCCACCCCCCCGCCCGGCGCGGCGCGCCTGGTGGCGGCGCGTGCAGCGCCTGCCCCTGAGCATGATGGTGGCCAGCGTGCTGGCGGCCCTGGGGATTGTGCAGCTGAGTTTTCAGCTGGGGCACATGGCGTACCGCAGCGTGACGTGGTCGGCCGAAACCCGCCAGACCCTGGCGCGCGTCGCGGCGCTGGAACAGGACGCCCGCGTGCTGCGCGACGCCATTCGCGCCGCCAACGACCCGGCGTACCTGGAACAGCTGGCCCGCTGCGAGGGCTACGTGGGGGCAAACGAGAAACTGATCGTCTCCAGCGACGCCCCAACCCCCCGCTTCCCCGGCGACAACTGCAAGGCGCTGCGGGTGCCGTAA
- a CDS encoding DinB family protein: MADLSLPLETFRRNARVNEALLKALAPADYALSDGQGGWTIERHLRHMAGFRVGWLWNLSREHAMPLLDPTQKDADGDPLWRWQEAPAEELGAALTAGDEAAVNAVQAHLASGEPFADPWNEGSYRSHPAHFLMHTVVHDSHHRGQIMALLRQGGHSKAEMDALDDHWAIWRE, encoded by the coding sequence ATGGCCGACCTTTCGCTGCCTCTGGAAACCTTTCGCCGCAATGCCCGCGTGAACGAGGCCCTCCTGAAGGCCCTGGCCCCGGCCGACTACGCCCTGAGTGACGGCCAGGGCGGCTGGACCATCGAGCGGCACCTGCGCCACATGGCGGGCTTCCGGGTGGGCTGGCTGTGGAACCTGTCGCGCGAGCATGCCATGCCTCTGCTGGACCCCACGCAGAAAGACGCCGACGGGGACCCCCTGTGGCGCTGGCAGGAGGCCCCCGCCGAAGAGCTGGGCGCGGCCTTGACCGCTGGGGACGAGGCCGCTGTGAACGCAGTGCAGGCCCACCTCGCCTCGGGCGAGCCGTTTGCCGATCCCTGGAACGAGGGCAGCTACCGTTCCCACCCCGCCCACTTTCTGATGCACACGGTGGTGCACGACAGCCACCACCGGGGTCAGATCATGGCCCTGCTGCGCCAGGGCGGGCACAGCAAAGCCGAGATGGACGCCCTGGACGACCACTGGGCCATCTGGCGCGAATAG
- a CDS encoding helix-turn-helix transcriptional regulator, which produces MYDPAMRVLTVLELLQGRESVTGAELARRLEVSPRTVQRYVTRLQDLGIPVEGRRGVGGAYRLKPGFRLPPLMFTPEEALAAALGLRALQGLGLGALAPAAESAGAKLTRCLPQALRDDVRALEGSVQLDASPWAVGVEVEVLATLLQAVRAARTVKLTYAAHEAPPSERQVDVYRLVHFDSRWYAVGWCHLRGQKRSFRVDRMQALAVLDATFTPPADFDAAAYLRSQLRAPPTAFDISVWLDAPPEHLRGRVSLWGSELEPEGQGTRLRCQREHLHSFAAFLLGLDCDFRIDSPPELHAEFVRLHARCTRHLPLH; this is translated from the coding sequence ATGTACGACCCGGCCATGCGTGTGCTGACGGTGCTGGAACTGCTGCAGGGCCGCGAGAGCGTGACCGGCGCGGAACTGGCCCGCCGGCTGGAGGTCAGCCCGCGCACGGTGCAGCGTTACGTGACCCGGCTGCAGGATCTGGGCATTCCGGTGGAAGGCCGACGGGGCGTGGGCGGCGCCTACCGCCTGAAGCCCGGGTTCCGGCTGCCCCCGCTGATGTTCACGCCCGAAGAAGCCCTGGCCGCCGCCCTGGGCCTGCGCGCGCTGCAGGGGCTGGGCTTGGGCGCGCTGGCCCCCGCCGCCGAAAGTGCCGGAGCCAAGCTGACCCGCTGCCTGCCCCAGGCCCTGCGCGACGACGTGCGGGCGCTGGAAGGCAGCGTGCAACTGGACGCCTCGCCCTGGGCGGTGGGCGTGGAGGTGGAGGTGCTGGCGACCCTGCTGCAGGCCGTGCGCGCGGCGCGCACCGTGAAGCTGACCTACGCCGCGCACGAGGCGCCCCCCAGCGAGCGGCAGGTGGACGTGTACCGGCTGGTGCACTTTGACAGCCGCTGGTACGCCGTGGGCTGGTGCCACCTGCGCGGCCAGAAGCGCTCGTTCCGGGTGGACCGCATGCAGGCGCTGGCGGTGCTGGACGCGACCTTTACCCCGCCCGCCGACTTTGACGCCGCCGCCTACCTGCGCTCGCAGTTGCGCGCCCCGCCCACCGCCTTTGACATCAGCGTGTGGCTGGACGCCCCGCCGGAACACCTGCGCGGCCGGGTGTCGCTGTGGGGCAGCGAACTGGAACCCGAGGGGCAGGGCACCCGCCTGCGCTGCCAGCGCGAACACCTGCACTCGTTTGCCGCCTTTCTGCTGGGCCTGGACTGCGACTTCCGCATTGACAGCCCGCCCGAACTGCACGCCGAATTTGTGCGCCTGCACGCGCGCTGCACCCGGCACCTGCCGCTACACTAG
- the ftsH gene encoding ATP-dependent zinc metalloprotease FtsH → MKRLNPWLIVLFVLALFLMFSQAPISGRTSVSYDQFKNLLGEGKVAQVVVRESNAAVTLKEPTQITLPGPGNQAPRTPTVERFNVLLPSNPATRDDTLIAELERQDVQLTFERPSQWLGILLNFLPIILLFAMMYFFFMRAQGGQNGVMQFGQSRAKKYGKENRVPTKFTDVAGHEEAKRELVEVVDFLKNPGKYHQIGAEIPKGVLLVGPPGTGKTLLARAIAGEADVPFFSVSASEFMEMFVGVGASRVRTLFEDARKSAPAIMFIDEIDSIGRKRGAGIGGGHDEREQTLNQILSEMDGFDKTSSVIVLAATNRPDVLDPALLRPGRFDRQVTIDLPNLKEREAILKVHLRNKPLAGGVDVTEIAKSTPYFSGADLKNVTNEAALEAARLSKTQIDMSDFYRALDKITLGLENGSLTVSEQEKKAIAYHEAGHAVTAAVIPGSDKLQKVSIIPRGRALGAAFYLPEEQVLMSKERLENQLVVALGGRAAEEVFMGSVTSGAADDFRKATNIARRMVLEWGMGDNFKNMALTTDSGPVFLGEDMAKPKAFSEHTSQLVDEDVKRILTRAYERARELVTQYRQAMHEVADALLSQELITGDVVREAVGRVGGETQPMPQTTA, encoded by the coding sequence CGGCCGTCACCCTGAAAGAGCCCACGCAGATCACGCTGCCGGGTCCGGGCAACCAAGCGCCGCGCACGCCCACGGTGGAACGCTTCAACGTGCTGCTGCCCAGCAATCCCGCCACCCGCGACGACACGCTGATTGCCGAACTGGAGCGCCAGGACGTGCAGCTGACGTTCGAGCGCCCCAGTCAGTGGCTGGGCATTCTGCTGAACTTCCTGCCGATCATCCTGCTGTTTGCCATGATGTACTTCTTCTTCATGCGCGCTCAGGGCGGTCAGAACGGCGTGATGCAGTTTGGCCAGAGCCGCGCCAAGAAGTACGGCAAGGAAAACCGCGTGCCCACCAAGTTCACCGACGTGGCCGGCCACGAAGAGGCCAAGCGCGAACTGGTGGAAGTGGTGGACTTCCTGAAAAACCCCGGCAAGTACCACCAGATTGGTGCTGAAATTCCCAAGGGCGTGCTGCTGGTGGGCCCCCCCGGCACCGGTAAAACGCTGCTGGCCCGCGCCATCGCCGGCGAGGCCGATGTGCCCTTTTTCAGTGTCAGTGCCTCGGAGTTCATGGAGATGTTCGTGGGCGTGGGCGCCAGCCGCGTGCGCACCCTGTTCGAGGATGCCCGCAAGAGTGCCCCGGCCATCATGTTCATTGACGAGATCGACTCGATTGGCCGCAAGCGCGGGGCCGGGATTGGCGGCGGACACGACGAGCGCGAGCAGACCCTGAACCAGATCCTCTCGGAGATGGACGGCTTCGACAAGACCAGCAGCGTGATCGTGCTGGCCGCCACCAACCGCCCCGACGTGCTGGACCCCGCGCTGCTGCGCCCGGGCCGCTTCGACCGTCAGGTGACCATTGACCTGCCCAACCTCAAGGAGCGCGAGGCGATCCTGAAGGTGCACCTGCGCAACAAGCCGCTGGCCGGCGGCGTGGACGTCACCGAGATCGCCAAGAGCACCCCGTACTTCTCGGGCGCCGACCTGAAGAACGTGACCAACGAGGCCGCGCTGGAAGCCGCCCGCCTGAGCAAGACCCAGATTGACATGAGCGACTTTTACCGCGCCCTGGACAAGATCACCCTGGGCCTGGAAAACGGGTCGCTGACGGTGAGCGAGCAGGAAAAGAAAGCGATTGCCTACCACGAGGCCGGGCACGCCGTGACGGCCGCCGTGATTCCGGGCAGCGACAAGCTGCAGAAGGTGAGCATCATTCCGCGTGGCCGCGCGCTGGGCGCCGCCTTCTACCTGCCCGAGGAACAGGTGCTGATGAGCAAGGAGCGCCTGGAAAACCAGCTGGTGGTGGCCCTGGGGGGCCGCGCCGCCGAGGAAGTGTTCATGGGCAGCGTCACGTCGGGCGCCGCCGACGATTTCCGCAAGGCCACCAACATCGCCCGGCGCATGGTGCTGGAATGGGGCATGGGCGACAACTTCAAGAACATGGCCCTGACCACCGACAGCGGCCCCGTGTTCCTGGGCGAGGACATGGCCAAGCCCAAGGCCTTTAGCGAGCACACCAGCCAGCTGGTAGACGAGGATGTCAAACGCATCCTGACTCGCGCCTACGAGCGCGCCCGCGAACTGGTGACCCAGTACCGCCAGGCCATGCACGAGGTGGCCGACGCCCTGCTGTCCCAGGAACTGATTACCGGTGACGTGGTGCGCGAGGCGGTGGGCCGTGTGGGCGGCGAAACGCAGCCCATGCCCCAGACCACCGCTTAA
- a CDS encoding RNA polymerase sigma factor has product MTWTLMAKAGPPQAGQAEPCPDLVLAARLRRRDERALAEAYDLHAAAMYGVLTRLLDAASAQEVLQDVFVRLWERPEAYDPDRAGLRAYLLVVARSRALDRLRATKVTTPLHPEDGGELSLPDEQPGPAQRSEAQARAGRVQQALGGLSATHRETVERAYLRGETREEIAAGMGVPVGTVKSRLSHALGHLRRLLGEEARSWLD; this is encoded by the coding sequence GTGACGTGGACTCTTATGGCTAAGGCGGGCCCACCCCAGGCAGGGCAGGCCGAGCCGTGCCCCGATCTGGTCCTGGCGGCTCGGCTGCGGCGCCGCGACGAACGGGCGCTGGCCGAAGCCTACGACCTGCACGCGGCGGCGATGTACGGCGTGCTGACCCGCCTGCTGGACGCGGCCAGTGCCCAGGAGGTCTTGCAGGACGTGTTTGTGCGGCTATGGGAGCGCCCCGAAGCCTATGACCCAGACCGGGCGGGCCTCCGGGCTTACCTGCTGGTCGTGGCGCGCTCGCGGGCCCTGGACCGCCTGCGCGCCACAAAAGTCACCACGCCGCTGCACCCCGAGGACGGCGGTGAATTGTCACTGCCCGACGAGCAGCCCGGCCCCGCCCAGCGCAGTGAAGCGCAGGCGCGCGCTGGCCGCGTCCAGCAGGCACTGGGCGGCCTCAGTGCCACGCACCGCGAAACGGTGGAGCGCGCCTATCTGCGCGGCGAAACCCGCGAGGAAATTGCCGCTGGCATGGGCGTGCCGGTCGGTACGGTCAAGAGCCGGCTCAGCCATGCGCTGGGCCACCTGAGGCGCCTGCTGGGCGAGGAGGCCCGTTCGTGGCTGGATTAG
- a CDS encoding GNAT family N-acetyltransferase produces the protein MPAYHLESGANAEREAAVSAALVAYNDKHSPILRQRLTPEHRMSVPLECYLLSDAGEVLGGCTGRAVPLWGWLEIDLLWLHDPLRGQGWGARLLGDVEAQAMTLGCTRAKLSTWEFQARPFYERQGYVVYAEEQDYPPSHTNFLMRKALMPPTRG, from the coding sequence ATGCCCGCCTACCATCTGGAATCGGGCGCCAACGCCGAGCGTGAGGCCGCAGTCTCAGCCGCGTTGGTGGCCTACAACGACAAGCACAGCCCCATACTGCGCCAGCGCCTGACCCCCGAACACCGCATGAGTGTGCCGCTGGAGTGCTACCTGCTTTCGGACGCGGGCGAGGTGCTGGGCGGCTGTACCGGCCGGGCCGTGCCGCTATGGGGCTGGCTGGAGATTGATCTGCTGTGGCTGCATGACCCCCTGCGCGGCCAGGGCTGGGGGGCCCGCCTGCTTGGCGACGTGGAAGCGCAAGCCATGACACTGGGCTGCACCCGTGCCAAGCTCAGCACCTGGGAATTTCAGGCGCGCCCCTTTTACGAGCGGCAAGGCTACGTGGTCTACGCCGAAGAACAGGACTATCCGCCCAGCCACACGAACTTTCTGATGCGCAAGGCACTGATGCCACCCACACGCGGCTGA
- a CDS encoding (4Fe-4S)-binding protein — translation MTPDGPLPTTADLAQGKAYTGHGVTVYYDARRCVHVANCVRGLPEVFRPQERPWIQAENADPQAIAAVVRTCPTGALHYALDGESPETPQQPTTITPLPDGPLVLRGNLTITTPGGEVRDVRAALCRCGQSENKPYCDGTHAKVGWISGGG, via the coding sequence ATGACCCCTGACGGCCCGCTTCCCACCACCGCCGATCTGGCCCAGGGCAAGGCCTACACGGGCCACGGCGTCACCGTCTACTACGACGCCCGGCGCTGCGTGCATGTGGCCAACTGCGTGCGCGGCCTGCCCGAGGTGTTCCGGCCCCAGGAACGCCCCTGGATTCAGGCGGAGAACGCCGACCCCCAGGCCATCGCCGCCGTGGTCCGCACCTGTCCTACTGGCGCCCTGCACTACGCCCTGGACGGCGAAAGCCCCGAGACGCCCCAGCAGCCCACCACCATTACCCCGTTGCCCGACGGTCCCCTCGTGCTTCGCGGCAACCTGACCATCACCACCCCGGGCGGCGAGGTGCGCGACGTGCGCGCCGCCCTGTGCCGCTGCGGCCAGAGCGAGAACAAGCCCTACTGCGACGGCACCCACGCGAAGGTGGGCTGGATCAGTGGCGGGGGATGA
- a CDS encoding DUF4279 domain-containing protein encodes MTTETTPLMQVYLSVMGDFDPDEFTVRVGLTPTRTWRRGERSAVDARFAGRTVPVCDHWAFGLPEQPAFYLEPLVEEVLAETAGQLKVLGQAVTDLGLNLELVVVAKWDPATTSSPSLHLNGQQMALLGAIGAALDIDLYADP; translated from the coding sequence ATGACCACCGAAACCACGCCGCTGATGCAGGTCTATCTGTCGGTGATGGGCGACTTTGACCCCGATGAATTCACGGTGCGTGTGGGCTTGACGCCGACCCGGACGTGGCGGCGGGGCGAACGCAGCGCCGTGGACGCGCGCTTTGCTGGCCGCACGGTGCCCGTATGCGACCACTGGGCCTTTGGCCTGCCAGAACAGCCAGCATTTTATCTGGAGCCGCTGGTCGAAGAAGTGCTGGCCGAAACAGCAGGACAGCTCAAAGTGCTGGGGCAGGCCGTGACGGACCTGGGGCTGAATCTGGAACTGGTTGTGGTGGCGAAATGGGACCCCGCGACCACCTCTAGCCCATCTCTTCACCTGAATGGCCAGCAAATGGCCCTCCTGGGCGCCATTGGTGCGGCACTGGACATTGACCTTTACGCTGATCCATAA
- a CDS encoding DinB family protein — translation MLGPALAAHWLGHHHLTARTLLAYPDEALFTFSSAPPLRPFGAMVWEVHGQTGYVLDGLRTGTWGEPHWPEPADQDPAALRAAWAAQSARLARELPAVPEARYLDMQRTGWGELSGLGAALGAIDNQVHHRAQGYVYLRALGLEPPDFWNRTPPAAFQGE, via the coding sequence ATGCTGGGCCCGGCGCTGGCCGCCCACTGGCTGGGTCACCATCACCTGACCGCCCGCACCCTGCTGGCCTACCCCGACGAGGCGCTGTTCACCTTCTCATCTGCGCCGCCGCTGCGCCCGTTTGGCGCCATGGTGTGGGAGGTGCATGGCCAGACTGGGTACGTGTTGGATGGGCTGCGCACGGGCACCTGGGGCGAGCCGCACTGGCCAGAGCCGGCTGACCAGGACCCGGCCGCCCTGCGTGCGGCCTGGGCGGCGCAGTCTGCCCGGCTGGCGCGGGAACTGCCGGCCGTGCCCGAGGCGCGGTATCTGGACATGCAGCGCACCGGCTGGGGCGAGCTGAGTGGGCTGGGTGCGGCGCTGGGGGCCATCGACAACCAGGTGCACCACCGCGCCCAGGGATATGTGTATCTGCGGGCTCTTGGGCTTGAACCGCCGGACTTCTGGAACCGTACCCCACCCGCTGCCTTTCAAGGAGAATGA
- a CDS encoding peroxiredoxin family protein — translation MTRFTLTALRPAAPFLLLALVATAAASMPSHNMSAMTKAPGYQPYTKAAFDAAKGQQRVLFFWASWCPNCRAAEADIQKNLKGLPAGVVIFKTDYDKETALKKQYDVTYQHTFVLVDAQGKALRKWSGGGLKQIVANAAAAKKM, via the coding sequence ATGACCCGATTCACCCTGACCGCCCTACGTCCCGCCGCCCCCTTTCTGCTGCTGGCGCTGGTGGCCACGGCCGCCGCCAGCATGCCCAGCCACAACATGAGCGCCATGACGAAAGCGCCCGGGTACCAGCCCTATACGAAAGCCGCCTTTGACGCCGCGAAGGGCCAGCAGCGGGTGCTGTTCTTCTGGGCCTCGTGGTGCCCCAACTGCCGCGCCGCCGAGGCCGACATCCAGAAGAACCTGAAGGGCCTGCCCGCCGGCGTCGTGATCTTTAAAACCGACTACGACAAGGAAACGGCGCTGAAAAAGCAGTACGACGTCACGTACCAGCACACCTTCGTGCTGGTGGATGCCCAGGGCAAGGCGCTGCGCAAGTGGAGCGGCGGGGGCCTGAAACAGATTGTCGCCAACGCCGCCGCCGCCAAGAAGATGTGA